The genomic window tgtatgtctattatccattggtgggtcttgctgaaatctatagaaaacatgcatgccccccatatgggctgtccgttgtagtggcagccgttgtgtgaatacgttttttgtcactgtgaccttgacctttgacctagtgacctgaaaatcaataggggtcatctgcgagttacgatcgatgtacttatgaagtgtcatgatcctaggcaaaagcgttcttgagttatcatccgaaaatcattttactatttcgggtcaccatgaccttgacctttgaccttgtgacctcaaaatcaataggggtcatctgcgagtcatgatcaatctacctatgaagtttcatgatcctaggcatatgctttcttgagttatcatccgaaaaccattttactatttcgggtcaccgtgaccttgacctttgacctagtgacatcaaaatcaataggggtcatctgcgagtaatgatcaatctacccatgaagtttatgatcctagccgtatgcgttcttgagttatcatccggaaaccattttactatttcgggtcaccgtgaccttgacctttgacctcaaaatctataggggtcatctgcgagtaatgatcaatctacccatgaagtttcatgatcctaggcgtatgcgttcttgagttatcatccagaaaccattttactatttcgggtcactgtgaccttgacctttgacctagtgacctcaaaatcaataggggtcatctgcgagtcatgatcaatctactgacaaattgtactagaatatatagtctacagttgggtcatgtctttatcatcaataggtgggcctttattctatgataacagaaataccatgggtcagactggctggctcttcacttggcttcctcctatcatggctcagactggctggctcttcacttggctccctcctatcatgggtcagactgcctggctcttcactgtcagcagttgacatggactctgaaagaaccaaagtgaaacctgtagattgcattcgatcagcacagttaacactggcctgttgtatcatgagaggctctgactcctgtatagttgcctcaatgcctgtaagcatataatgtcaacagtggggtcttgtatgtctattatccattggtgggtcttgctgaaatctatagaaacaagggctgtttgtaaaacatgcatgccccacatatgggctgtccgttgtactggcagccattgtgtgaatacgacttttgtcactgtgaccttgacctttgacctagtgacctgaaaatcaataggggtcatctgcaagtcacgatcaatgtacctatgaagtgtcatgatcctaggcaaaagcgttcttgagttatcattcgaaaatcatttgactatttcgggtcactgtgaccttgacctttgaccatgtgacctcaaaatctatagggttcatctacgagtcatgatcaatctacccatgaagtttcatgatcctaggcgtatgcgttcttgagttataatccggaaaccattttacaatatcgatcaccgtgaccttgacctagtgacctcaaaatcaataggggtcatctgcaagtcatgatcaatgtacctatgatgtttcatgatcctaggcccaagcgttcttgagttatcgtatgacaaccacctggtggacggacggaccgatcgacatgagcaaagcaatataccccctcttcttcgaagggtggcataaatatatattggcttggacaacagaaaattgtactagaatatatagtctacagttgggtcatgtctttatcatcaataggtgggcctttattatgaACGTCTCGATGAGGTACTGATGTAGAAGaaaatcaatacatacattagAGACCCGAACAAATTCATGAGCCACATTCTGGGTCGTAACGTAACAAGGGCCGTAACGGTAaagattttaattacatttgtacttaGCAGAGTTCCGAAGTACAGTCTATTACAAGATAAATCTGAGCCGATTTTAAAAAACGTATagcaaattttgtaatttaatgacgACCTGCTCCATGAAGTTTACTTTCAGTTTAGAGCCGCCGTGATCagtaacatttttgtgttttgcATCCGATTTGAATGTtctccaaaaaatataataataaattcacaTGTCTACTCAATAGCTATgtattttaagaacacatttcgCGAGAATTTCTCACGAAAAATGACATGTACAATgtttaaatcaaagttttaagCTGTGATTAAAAGTTTCAAAAACACCCAATGCGCCCTTTTTAAGAGAATCTCCGTGCAAAATGCCCTTTTTTCAAGTCATGCGCCATGCCCCTCTGCCTTCTAGATGAAACACTACAAGCTAACTCCAAtataaccccctaaacttcgtttgtgggggtataataaaatcattctcaaaagttaaataatatcttttgtaGTTGTAGATTATTCGGGTATTAATCCTCTCATTTCACAAATAAACTGTTCATAACAGATGAGATGGCAAGCATAAATGCCTTaatgaacacaaaatattttgcatgttgtcttcacaaaaaacagcccaaaccatgctcaatgttaaaaacgcactaagtgaccccgtgacctagtttttgatccggcatgacccatattcacactTCACCTAGGTAtcctctagatacaacatctgaccgaagatcggatgaatacaacttgaattagagagcggacacttaatacagacggaccgaccgacagaccaacagacaagtttggtgaagattagatgaaaacaacttgaattagagggtggacacttaatacgaaccgaccgacaagttcactcctatatacatccctaaactttgtttgtgggggtataattgcATTTATACCTGAGGATTTGGCTCCCTTCTATCAtggctcagactggctggctcttcacttggctccctcctatcatgggtcacaCTGCCTGGcacttcactgtcagcagttgacatggactctgaaagaaccaaagtgaaacctgtagattgcatttgatcagcacagttaacactggcctgttgtatcataagaggctctgactcctgtatagttgcctcaatgcctgtaagcatataatgtcaacagtggggtcttgtatgtctattatccattggtgggtcttgctgaaatctatagaaacaagggctgtttgtaaaacatgcatgccccacatatgggctgtccgttgtactggcagccattgtgtgaatacgacttttgtcactgtgaccttgaccttgacctagtgacctgaaaatcaataggggtcatctgcaagtcacgatcaatgtacctatgaagtgtcatgatcctaggcaaaagcgttcttgagttatcattcgaaaatcatttgactatttcgggtcactgtgaccttgaccttttcttgagttataatccggaa from Dreissena polymorpha isolate Duluth1 unplaced genomic scaffold, UMN_Dpol_1.0 chrUn041, whole genome shotgun sequence includes these protein-coding regions:
- the LOC127863809 gene encoding uncharacterized protein LOC127863809 isoform X7, whose translation is MLTGIEATIQESEPLMIQQASVNCADRMQSTGFTLVLSESMSTADSEEPGSLTHDRREPSEEPASLSHDRRKPSEEPASLTHESMSTAASEGPASLTHDEMRQPNPQGTGTRKGMKRKWASEENICFMNFFRDELREKKCHLAQK